From Fibrobacter sp. UWT2, a single genomic window includes:
- a CDS encoding carbohydrate-binding domain-containing protein, protein MKTLNFTHFICGIALVFSACGDTSSTTGTDTTNVVEKDSISTDSVVETVTASEQGAPASIPSVPEQEASEPVDVTEISGDPVIKFDNGTVTIENNNDCISQKEKAVTIYCAGNYQLTGKSSDNQVVVNASSTDKVYLYLNDLELASATDAPLYVQNAEKVFLMLVDGTKNTLEDASTRTQSYAKASGTSDTTNAAVYAKDDLTIKGSGDLTVTGNYNNGIQCGNDLRIRDLPGITVKAKNHAIKGKGSVTIEGGYFKLTATNGDGIKSDEGEDENTITDNKGIVVITGGEFDINAGDDGTQAFNYIFIADSTSIPLITINSKGKGIATDNRIYVNGGITNVTSTDDGLHSNLNIYINGGLTTISAGDDGIHADSTLRISDGAINITKAVEGIEAFYIRAEGGMTATVASDDAWNAAGGSADAGTSSGSQWGGRGGSGGMASSSKGYIVISGGYHYLYAAGNDIDVLDANGTATMSGGVLLLEIGTSGGNMGGNSSRGGMGSNSSGSCSTNMAGGLIDTDSGFSITGGVLLGFGSRTEEYPKCSASSYTAGTAYGTSNAAFKPSGSGSMIIYGGDVGSVAQVDVSSMTEITLPNGMIYYEK, encoded by the coding sequence ATGAAAACGCTGAACTTCACACACTTTATTTGCGGCATCGCCCTTGTATTTTCGGCCTGCGGCGACACCAGCAGTACTACTGGCACCGACACCACAAACGTCGTAGAGAAGGACTCCATTTCAACAGATTCCGTTGTCGAAACCGTCACGGCATCTGAACAAGGTGCGCCCGCAAGCATTCCAAGTGTCCCTGAGCAAGAGGCGTCTGAACCTGTTGACGTCACTGAAATTTCTGGCGATCCTGTTATTAAATTTGACAACGGCACCGTAACCATCGAAAACAATAACGACTGCATATCACAAAAAGAAAAAGCCGTTACCATTTACTGTGCCGGCAATTACCAGCTTACCGGGAAATCTAGCGACAATCAAGTCGTCGTCAATGCGAGCAGCACAGACAAAGTATACCTTTACTTGAACGATTTGGAACTTGCCAGCGCCACAGACGCGCCCCTTTACGTTCAAAACGCCGAAAAGGTGTTTTTGATGCTTGTCGACGGCACGAAAAACACTCTTGAAGACGCCTCGACCCGCACCCAGTCTTACGCCAAGGCAAGCGGCACAAGCGACACCACGAACGCCGCCGTTTACGCTAAAGACGACCTGACTATTAAAGGAAGCGGCGACTTAACCGTAACGGGCAACTACAACAACGGCATTCAATGTGGCAACGACTTGCGTATTCGCGACCTGCCGGGAATCACCGTCAAGGCAAAGAATCACGCTATCAAGGGCAAGGGTTCCGTCACCATCGAAGGCGGGTATTTCAAACTTACCGCCACAAACGGCGACGGCATCAAGAGCGATGAAGGCGAAGACGAAAACACCATTACCGACAACAAGGGAATTGTGGTGATTACCGGCGGCGAATTCGATATCAACGCAGGCGATGACGGCACTCAGGCATTCAACTACATCTTTATCGCCGATTCTACCTCGATACCGCTCATTACTATCAACAGCAAAGGAAAGGGAATCGCAACCGACAACCGTATCTACGTGAACGGAGGCATCACCAACGTAACCTCTACAGACGACGGATTACATTCCAACTTGAACATCTATATTAACGGCGGACTTACCACGATTTCGGCAGGTGACGACGGCATTCACGCCGACTCCACCCTACGCATCTCCGACGGTGCAATCAATATTACCAAGGCTGTCGAAGGAATCGAAGCGTTCTACATTAGAGCTGAAGGCGGCATGACTGCAACGGTCGCAAGCGATGACGCATGGAATGCGGCAGGCGGTTCTGCAGACGCAGGCACCTCAAGCGGCTCACAATGGGGCGGCAGAGGCGGTTCCGGCGGCATGGCAAGCAGTTCCAAGGGATACATCGTTATCAGCGGCGGCTACCACTATCTTTATGCAGCAGGAAACGACATCGACGTTCTTGACGCCAACGGCACAGCAACCATGAGCGGAGGCGTATTGCTCCTTGAAATTGGCACCAGCGGCGGCAACATGGGCGGAAATTCCTCTCGCGGCGGCATGGGCAGCAACAGTTCCGGTTCCTGCTCCACAAACATGGCGGGCGGCTTAATCGACACTGACAGCGGATTCAGCATTACCGGAGGCGTATTGCTTGGATTCGGGAGCCGCACCGAGGAATACCCTAAATGTAGCGCCTCCAGCTACACAGCAGGAACAGCATACGGCACAAGCAACGCGGCATTCAAGCCCAGCGGTTCCGGCAGCATGATCATTTACGGCGGCGACGTAGGCAGTGTGGCACAGGTAGATGTGAGCAGCATGACCGAAATCACGCTCCCCAACGGAATGATTTACTACGAAAAATAA